AAATCGGAGTATTCATTTCCGGCAAAGGTAAGTACGAGATACTTGATATCATTTCACTTTCAAAAAAGAAGTTCACTCTTTACGGAGATCCAAGTGATGGAGTGATCTGCAAGTACTGGAAAAGTGAGGTCTTTTCTACAGTGCCGGAATTAAACAGTCTATATGAGGGGGTCATAGAGATGAATATAATTAATGAAACTCAGAAATGGTCTGAGATCACCAGAACTGTTCTAAATGCCTATGGTATGAAAATATATTATACCTCTGACATGGTATCAATGAAAATCAATATGAGGGTTACAGGCCAAAGAACTGCTTTGACCGAATTTGTCAATTCGCCCATTAAAGAAAGTATGAAGAAGTCACTTGAACTTTATACTCTTGGAATCGTTCGTGTAAGCGGTGGGAACTATCTGATGGAGAAGGGACTTTGATATCATCAATAATGTCACATTTACCCGAAAGTGGCCTATTAATTATCAAATTCTTCACATCCATTTTTGCACTGATACTCATAATCATAGCCAGTAAAGCTATTACGATTTACCTGAGAAGGCTTCTAAAAGAGAGAGTAGAAAAAGGTTCTCTGGATGTTCTGCTTAAATTTACATATTATACTCTGATAGGAATTGCTTTTTTCCTGTTTGTACTTCCAACACTTGGTGTTCTTCCCTCCAGTCTTCTGGTTGCTGGGGGAATATTTGGATTTGTGATAGGATTTGCCAGTCAGAGTATTGTTGGTAATCTTATTTCAGGAATATTTCTTATCATTGAAAGGCCAATAGAGATAGGAAACCAGGTGAACATTGAACAAAATTCCGGCATTGTGACCGATATAAATCTCATCTCCACCATTATCAGGACATATGACGGACTCTATATCAGAATACCGAATGAAAAGGTTTTCACAAATACAATTACCAATTTTGTAGCAAATGTAGCCCGGCGTTTTGAGTATGTGGTTGGAATACGTTACAGTGATGATGCTGACAGAGCTATAAAGATCATAAACGATGTAGTTGAAGAGAATCCTTTTGTTCTAAAGAATCCAAAGCCAATGGCCTTTGTAGATAACCTGGGAGATAATTCAGTAAATATATTTGTAAGAATGTGGGCTCCTGCTACTGACTGGTTTGATGCAAAGACTACTCTGCTCTGGAAAATCAAAGTAGCTCTTCAAAATGATGGAATAGAAATAGCATTTCCACAGAGGACTTTATGGTTTCAGAACGAACTAAGGACAGGTGCCATAAAAAAAATGGGAAATAATGAGGGATTTAATGATACAGAAAATCTGTTTGATCAGGAAAAAATATGAAATATCGATCAGAGTAAGAGATTTATTTGCAGGACCAATATACTAAAATATCTCTTTAAAGCATTTAAGTAGTATGAAAGGAGTTTGTGTATGTTGGGAAGTGCATTTGCCCTATGACATAAAATGGTACTGGGCAAATGAGGGGTATCAAAAACCTTCAATGGAAAAGTATTTTAATCTGATCAAAACTTTTTCCAATTTTGATCGTTTTGCAGATGAGGTAATCTCAAGCAATGAAATTCTAAAAGAATCCATTGCAGATGGAGGAAAATATTCATTCAATATATCCGGAACATTTATTGAACAATGTAAATGGAATATGGAAGTTATCTCTTCCTTTCACGGACTATTGAACAGTGGAAATGTTGAGTTGCTGGCTTCTCCCTATTACCAGTCAGTATGTTCTCTATTTGAGAACCATTCAGACTTTATAGAGCAGGTGAAAAAGCACTCATCTACCATAAACGACATCTTTGATGAAAAAGTTCAGACACTTGTAAATACCCAGCTCCTGATGTCTGATGAGATTGCCAGATCTGCGTATCAAATGGGATTCAGGTGCATGATATCTGAAGGATCTCACAATATAGTCAGGAAAAATGATCCTGTATATGTATATAAAAATCATTTACCTGTAATTCTCAGACATATCAACCTGAGTGAGGATATAGAGAGACGTTTTTCTGAAAAAAAATGGACAGGATATCCATTGATAGCAGATAAATTTGCAGCCTGGGTCAATAGTATGGAAGGGGATGTCCTTACACTATATATCAACTACGATTCACTCTCAAGTCACAGAAAAGACAGTGAACTGATCCATGATTTTATTAGAGACCTGCCAAAGAGTCTTGCCAGTCACGATATCCAAATGATCACACCTTCAGAAGCTGTAAAACTCTACAGTGCAAGGCCTCTTGAAACACTCAAACGTGAATCCACTGCCAGATACGGCATTAACAGCCTTATAGGAAACCATGTGCAGCACATATACATGCATGAGCTTACAGGTGCAGGAAAGGAACTTGAAAATATAAAAGATAGATCATATCATTCATCTCTGCAGCATATCTATCGCTGTCTCCAGCAAAGCAGTATTATGCATGATATGAATGCTGTAAATTATCCACTGGCATATGAAAGAGCGGTTAACAATCTTTCAATTCTATCAGACCTAAAGCGTGCATTGATCTCAGGAGACAAACAATGAGATCTATATGCCTATATTTTGAAATTCATCAGCCACACCGCCTAAAGTGGTTCTGGCCGGATCAAATATCTACAGGTTTTGAAAGATATTTTGATACATCAGTTAACAGAGAGATATTTGAAAAGGTTGCCAATAAATGTTATATCCCTGCCAACCGGCTCCTGCTGGATCTTATAGATGAGCATGGTAAAGATTTCAGATTCAGTGTATCTATTACCGGAACCCTGCTGGACCAGTGTACTATGTGGGGAGAAGAGGTCATTGATACTTTCAGACAAATGGCAGAATCTGGTTGCGTTGAGTTTCTTGACGAGACAAACTATCATTCGATTGCAGGCCTGTTCGACGATCGTTCAGAATTTACAGAACAGGTGATAGAGCACAGAAAAAAGGTTTCGGATCTTCTTAAAGTGCAGCCTGATGTATTCAGAAATACCGAACTTCTATACAACAACAGTATTGCAAAGACTGCATCAGATCTTGGATACAGGGCTATACTTGCAGAAGGTGCAGACCATGTACTGGATCCATCAATGGGTCATATCCATCCATTTGAAAACCGGAATATTATTGAAAACAGTCGATATTCACCAAATTATGTATACCAGGCCAGAGATTCAAACATCAGGGTTTTGTTAAGAAATTATCCATTGAGTGATGACATAGGATATCGATTTTCTTCTCGATCATGGAATGAATATCCATTGACTGCCGATAAATGGGCAACCTGGGCATCTCATGCCAGAGGAGACACGTTGAACATATTCATGGATTATGAAACATTCGGAGAACATCAATGGGCAGATACCGGTATATTTGAATTTCTGAAAAGCTACCCAAATGAAGTAATAAAAAGGAACCTGGAGTTCAATACACCCTCTGAAACTATAGATAAATACCAGACCACAGGGATTGTTGATATAGATGACTTTTCCACAATCTCCTGGGCTGATATGGAAAGAGATACAAGTGCATGGATAGGTAATGATATGCAAAGGAGATGCTTTGAGGAAGCTAAGCTTCTGGAGCCTTATGTCAAAAGAACAGGGGATTATGAACTGATCAGGATCTGGAAACATTTTCTGACCTCAGACCATTATTATTACATGTCTACCAAATGGCTGGGTGATGCGGACGTACATTCATATTTCAGCATACACACATCACCCTACGATGCAGCTGTTAATTTCATGGCAGCTTTCATGGATTTTAAAGCAAAGGTATTTTACAGGCTTAAAAAAGATAATAAAATTCAATAAATAGGGAGATTGATCAGTTTGGCCCAGAACATGTGCATGTTTTATACGCCTGGAGAGGATAATTGTCTTGCATGGGTAAAGATACATTATGACAAAAATAATGCAACCAGCTCAATGATATCCAAAATACTGGAATCTGAAGCTGTTTCAGTTATTTTTGCCACTGTTGACAATTTTGAATATCCTGACATCGGTAAATTTTATGTGTTTATTGAGATCAGGAAAGAAGAACTAAAGAATCTGATCAGCAGCATTGAATCTCAAGAATATATAATGGATGTAGAATATGACATTTCAAATAACAGATTGATACATTCAATCGATTTTCCATTTACAATACTTGGTGGAAGGGCAATCGTTACAAGAGCACTGACATTTGTGGATATCATAAAAATAATCAGAGAAAATGTACATGAATCTGAAGGTATACTTGTGCACAGTGGTCTCAAAGGCGGAAGACATGCTGCAAGACATGTGAGCCGATATATGGAGGTTAATATCAACAATTTTGCAGATATACTCAAAGAGCTATTTCAGGCTGCAGGCTGGGGTCTGCTCAATATAGAATATGACCATGAAACACATGAAGGAACAATAACTGTTCGTGATTCATTCATATCAGACGTATACCAGAAATCAGAAGAACATGTCTGTGCCTACATGTCAGGGTTCTTTTCAGGATATTTATCCGAATCGCTTGGAGAAGACATATATGCAAAAGAAATTAAGTGTCAGAGTAGCGGTCATCCGGAATGTGAACATCAGATAAGGGCTGCAACTCTTCTCGATCAGCAGATATCAATCAACAGGTGAATACCGGTGATAAGGAATACCAATGCCATACTTGGAAACTCTGAGCTGATGGTAACTCTGGGTAAAAGGGGGGAGATTTTAGGATTTTTTTATCCAAGACGTGATTATGCACAGCATGTCGAAGAGTCAATGATGTGTATTTATTCAGATGAATTTACAGAAAGTACAGATAGCGACAGTAATTCAGATCGACTGCTGTGGATGAATTCTTCCCGGTGGGAATACGTACAGAAATATACTTCAGATTCATATAATGTAGCTACGAGATTAAAACATGATAATGGTCTGGAAGTGTCAATACTTGACAGTGTGCATCCTCTAATGCCCGCACTTACAAGAAAATTCAGGATAAGTTCCAAACACGATTTTGATGGAAAGCTGTTCTATTATTCCAGCCTTAATGCAGGAGATATGTCAAAGCAGAATACATGCTATTGTGACAATGAAGAATATATTGTAGTGCAGTACTGGCAGGATTATCATCTGGGCCTTACATCCCTGCCTGAATTCCAGAGCTGGCAGGTCAGTAAGATATTTGGAAGCAGCTGGTGGGCAAATCCAAAATATGACATGGAGGACGGAGCACTTCAGAACAACAGAGAGGATATCGGAAAACCTGGGTTTGCTCTTGGATGGGATATGCATATTAAAAAGCATGAACCTTTTGAAGTGACTATCTTTATGGGTGCATCCAACAATAAATCAAGCCTTTACAGAAAAATGAGAGAAATCAGGTCACAGTCTATTGAGAGAATTAGCGAACAGGTGCAGGAGAACTGCGTTAAATGGCTTTCCAGAAAAAAACCATTGGATATTTTTGAAAAAGATGACCTGGATTTGAATATAAGCCTCCTTGAAATCTACAATCGATCCCTTCTAACACTTAAATTACTCAATGAGCCTTCCCATGGATCATTTATCGCATCACCTGAGTTTGATCCAGCTTTTGAGATGTGTGGAGGATATGGATTTTGCTGGAACCGGGATGCTGCAGAGATTGCAAGTGCGCTGTTGAATTCCGGATATCCTGAATATACAGGAAAATTCTTCAGGTGGTGTGTAAAAACCCAGCTTCCTGATGGATCCTGGTTCCAGAGATACTGGACTGACGGCAGACATGGTCCTTCCTGGAGCAATTTCAATTCTACAACTCAGATCGATGAAACGGGTTCCACTCTGCATGCAATTGGTAAATATTATGAAACTCTTGAGGGGATTGATAGAATTGATTTCATTGAGCAGATGTGGGTTACGGTACTGAGGGGAGCGGAGTACCTTATAAAAAGAACCCGGAATGGGCTTCATGACGCATGCATGGACCTTTGGGAAACTCATGTAGGAACTTTTACCTATACAAATGCGTCTATTTTTGCAGGTCTTATTCAGGCTGCCCGTATTGCAGATGACTACGATCAGAAAGAGCTTGCAGGCAGGTGGAAAGAACATGCTTACAACCTGAAAGAGCAGATTCTGAATGATCTGTGGACGGATGAGGGTTATTTTGCCAGAGGAATTATGCATGACAGATTAGACTACACTGTCGATGCAAGCATCCTTGGTACAGTTACCCCATTTGACCTCCTATCACCACATGACCCTGAAGAGAGGAACAAAATCTACTCACTGATCAATACAATTGAAAATCGTCTAAAGATAGAAGTAAATGATCATTATGGCATCAAAAGGTATGAAGATGACCAGTACATTAACGGAAATCCGTGGATAGTAACTACACTGTGGCTATCCAAAACCATGCTTATGCTTTCACATGCGCTTCAAAAAGAAGGAGATTTTGATCAGAGCAGGCAGTTCCGGAGCAGAGCCATCAGTCTAATACAATGGTCGGTTAAAGGAACAACAGATACCGGCCTTCTGCCGGAACAGGTAGATAAGGATCACGGAAATCCTGCCTGGGCAATACCGCTTGGATGGAGTTGTGCTCTTATGGTTGATAATATCATTTTACTTGATGAGATCTACAGAAATTGATTAAAGAGCAGAACTTGGTTAAAGTTTATCGGAATTTATATACTGTATCTGATATATATAGCATGTTATCCATAATAATCATGGAATCAATTAACCGGGGGGTGAAACAGTATGGAAAAATGTGGTATATGCAAGGGGGATGTTGAGAGACAGCCGCATGTCACTAAAGATGGAAAGTGTGATCTCTGTGGTGAAAAATTAACCCTTGAGAAGAAAAAATAAAGTTTTGATGAGTCTTTCACAATCTTGAAACAACGGTCAGGAAGGTATTCACTCACTGACCGGCTGTTTCAATTTTTTTATCATTTTTTTACATAGCTTCAGGTCATCTACCGTATTTACGTTAAGTGATAGATGAGGATATTCCAGTATCAGGTTGAACTCTTCCTGTTCCTCCCTGATATGATTCCCATCCAGTACATTGATCCCGGCAGGAACTATAAAACTACCATCTTTATTAAAAACCGTATCCGGACGAGTGCCTGTTTGCCTGCAGACTGAAATCGGTACAGAGACTGACATTGCCGGTTTATCGGAACCTTCGTAGTAACCTACGATCTGGTCTATAATCTCAGGCGTAATTACAGGCAGATCAGACATAACTATCATAACAGGCCCTCTTATTCTGGCAGATTCAACGGCCTGGATCATATCCTTTACATAATTTCCGCCTTCTGTCTGGATGACCCGGACATTTCCTTTATATTTTTTCTCTACAACTATTCCGGTTTTTGGTGTTGCGGGAGAAACTGCAACGTAAATATTTTTAATTTTTTCAGATTCAAGCAGTGCGTCAACAACATAACTTACAAGAGGTTTTCCCAAAAGCTCAACACATGGTTTCTCTCCCATACCAAGCCTGCTGCCAAGCCCACCTGCCATTACAATAGCATCCATTCAGAACCTCCAGAAATCATTTTTATCATCAGTGTTAAAATAACCAGTGAAACTATCCTACCAATTTCATTTGCAGCACCGATACCATCACCATTGAGTCCTCCAAAATGCCGGTTACTCACATTAAGCAAAACCAGGGCAGAGACTATTGAAGCAATAAATGCAATAAGACCGGTAATTCCAAAACCCAGCAGCCAGAAAGAAATAATGCATACCAAAGCACCGAAGATGAGTCCGGCTGAGTATCTGGGAAATGTTGTACTCTCTATAGTGATAGCACCCATTCCATCATGAACAGGTTTTCCAAATGCTGCTATTGTCAGCATTGCCTGTTTTGCACCAATCTCGGAAACCACCATTGAAGCAAAGATAATCATTGCAGCCTCACTTGAACTGCTGCTTATGAAGGCAGTTTCTGATTTGATCGACAATATGGATGCATACAACGAAATAATTGCTATCGTGCAGAAAGCTGCCCCTCCTATGCCAAGAGAAACATCCTTCATTGCACTTATTTTCTTTTCCACACTACCATGGGCAGTAAGTCCATCCCCCATATCGGCAAGGCCATCAAGATGATTGAATCCGGTGAAATAATAGATAACTGCAATTATAAGAAATGATCCAATCATAGAAGGGAACAGCAGCTCAAATATAAATGCAAATAACCCGATGATCAGACCCAGAACAAAGCCAACAAATGTATACAGATAGATCCTTTGATTGAATTCATTGAAGCCCTCTTCTGTAATATATACAGGAATCGTTGAAAGAAATCCAAAACTTGATTTTACAGCAAGCAAAAATGAACCCATTTTTTCACCAAAGAATCATCAGCTATTGAATATAAGCATTTATTCTTACAGTATTACTGAATATCTATCTCAGCCATAGCCCTGGTATACATATTAGCCGAAACTCCTCCAATAAGACCTGCAAGTACGTCGTCCATAAAGGGACCCATCTGAGCCAGAATTCCAGGCTTTGCCTTATCAAAACGAACAAACTCGAACATTCCTTTATCACCACTGATGTATTTTGAGATACTCATACCAATTACTTCGTCTGCAACAATAAATGTAAGATCCTTCTCAAAAGATTCCTTGCTAATGCCTGGTAAGTTACCTGTTATTCCCTGCCTTTCCAGAAGAATTCCTGAATAGATCAGAAGTGAAAGGTTTGGATCTGAAATCGCTATCTTCAGTTCCCGTATAAACATTTCCTCTGCCTTCTCCCGGGTTTCGATACCAGGATGGGGTACATATAGTTCCATAGCAGCATCAACAAGCATTTCAAGGGTTATACCCTCATATTCAAGCACTTTAAGGATGTCATTGTCTGGTTCATTTTCAAGTGTTTCCGGCTGATCTCCTTTCAAGTCACGGGATTCCATATCTGATAGTTTCATAATTGATCACTCATTAATCTGATTTTACTGACAATAATCAGGTCCATACATAGTTGATCACTGCCGCAAGTGCAGCAACTGAAAGTATTGAAGCAATAAATATTATCTGTGAAGTTCTCTGAATATCGTCGGGTTGTGGTACTGAGTATTCATCTCCAAGTACATAGTTATTTGGTTTTTCCAGTCTGACCCTGATAGCTCCAGCAGTTGCTGCCATAGGATACCCGGAGTTTGGGGAAGGCGTATTCTGAGCCTGAGTAGAGGCCAGTTTTAGAGATGATGCAACATCTGCCTTTCCGGAAGAAAATACTGAGATCACTGCAGAAGCTCCTGCTATAAATAAAATTGACAGGCGTGCAGGTATCCAATTGAGGATATCATCAAATTTTGCTGAAAAGAACCCCAGTTCCAGATACGTTTCATTCCTGTAGCCTATCATGGAATCAAGTGTATTTACTGCTTTATATGCATAGGCTCCAATGAGCCCGAAAGGTCCAAGGAGCATATAATAGAACAATGGTGTAAGAATTCCATCAACATAGTTTTCAGACACAGATTCGATAACTGCAGATGATGCCTGTTCCTTGCTAAGTGATGATGGATCCCGGCTGACAAATATAGGAAGTTTGTCCCTTGCCTGCTGTAGTCTGTCATTCATTAAATCATACGAAATTTCCTTTGCCGGAGATAACAGGCTCTGTACTGCAAATGTGGATTTGAGGAAATAAGCTGCAATCAATAGCCTGACTGCCTCGGGTATGGGTTCAAATGTAGCTACCAGCAGTACAGTCAGCCCTATCAGAGATGCAAAAACAATAGTTGCAAGACCCATGAATACCCCATAGCCCTTTCTGTGAGAAGATGGTGCATGATCCCTGAAAACCTGTATGAACTTTCCAATCCACACAACAGGATGAACAGCAGCTGGCGGTTCACCTATTAGTATATCAAAGGCAAGGGCCAGTAAAAGTACATATATCAAAAATCCAGAATCAATGCTGAAAAAAATCTGGAATATAGTATCCATCATAGAAGCGGCTCCATTACCCGTCTCCAGGCAGATCTAAGATTTTCTTCATTATCTCCTTCATTCATGAAAATATCCAGAATCTTCTGTGCCACCTCTTTATCATGAATAATATGGCAATCCTGGCAGCTCCAGATTTTACCACCACTTGAGCGGTCCACCATCTTTCCACCCGTTCGTTCATCTTCACATGGGTAGAACGGACAGAAGCAGAAAATACAATCCTGATCTTCAAAGTGACATGGATAGTATTCACAGGTGGTTCGTCCAAGAGAACCTCCTTCTGCAATGGTTTCTATTGTGTGTTTCAGTTCCTCTCGTGCCTGTTCCCTGCCCCAACCTGTAAGAACATCACCAATTGCCTGAATAAGTTTTTCGTTTTCTTCACGAGGCCTTACAGCAATACGAATATAGGAATTTCCAAGTTCTCTAAAAGATGAACAGTCCCTGATCAGTATTCCCCGTGATGCAAGTCTGCGAGAGAGTTCAGATGAGTCCATCAGGAAGTCTTCAATATCTACAAGTATGTAATTAACACTGCTGTCCAGTGGCTTAAAACCGCGTACGTTTGAAAGGCGCTCTATCAGATAGTTCCTTTCCTCTTCGATCAACTGTCTGGATCTTATGAAATAAGAATTGTTATAGCCTGAGTCCATATTCAATAGTTCTGTAGCTACCGTGTCAGGTACTGATCCAAGATTCCATGAAAGCCTTGAATTATTCAAACCTTCAGCCATCCTTTGTGTGGCAACTCCAAACCCCATCCTGATCCCGGGAATTGCAAATGATTTTGTAAGTGAGCGAAGAACAAAGACATAATCATTCTCTATAGCAACGTTCACCATACTCTGCCGGGGATCAGATAGTTCACTGAAGGCTTCATCAATAAAAAGAAGTGTCTTTTTCTGTTCACATCTTTCTGCAAGCTTTTCCAACTTATTGCGGGATATAAGTTTACCTGTTGGATTATTCGGATTACACACAAAGATAATACGTGCGTCTTCAAGTATTTCATCACTGATGCTGAAGATATCATCCTGGTGTGTATTAATTATCTCTGCCCCGAATATCCTGCACTGGATCTCGTATTCACTGAAAGTAGGTTCCGGAATGATCACTCTGTCACCATGGTAAAGCACGGACTCTGCAACCAGACGTATTATTTCCGATGAACCGTTGCCAGGAACAATATTTTCATATGTAGTATCACTTTCTATCAGGAAACGGGATGCAGCCTTCCTGAATTCCAGATAGCGATTATCAGGATAATGATGTATTTTTTCGAGAGCTTGTTTTAACATTTCGTCCATATTAAATTCATTACCACAGTATTCAAATGGCGTACCCAGAGGATTTAAACTGGCACTAAAATCAAGTATCTCCGATTCACCAATTCCGTGTTTCTGTGCATTTTTCCTGACAAGACCACCATGTACAGCAGGTGAAAGATTCAGGACGGATTTTTTCAGTGGTAAATTATCTTCTGACACAATTATCGCCTACATATATATGAAACAAATGAACTCTCAAGATCTGTTAAATAGTAGAATATAATAAATACAAACAGATTGTCCGGGATCAATATTAAGATATGAATAATTACTCTCTGAATCAGATATTTTATATTTGTTTTTAGACAATCTGACTTATTGTATGAAAGTAATTAACATCTACGAGATACCATTATTTGTTCACATCTATCTAAATCATACACTGTATTTAAGTTGAACGCCAATCCCATCTCATGCAGTACAAGATTACAGTCCTCCTGTTCCTGATCTATATCTTTTCCAAGCATAATATTGATGCCTGCAGGAGATATCAGTTTACCATTCCTGTTGAACACGGTTTCGGGTCTGGATTCACTGTTTCTGAATATTGAAATGGGAACATGAACCGACATTGAAGGCTTGCCACATTTTTGATATTCTGAGATTATGAAATCAATGACCTCAGGAGTTATCATTACAATATCATACATTATGATAAGTACAGGTCCGCTAATACCAGCCTCCTTTACTGCATGTATCATATCAGCTACATAATTCATTCCGGGTGTGATTATCACGTCAACGTCTTGAGAGTATCGGCTCAACACTGTTTCCCGTGTCTTTAATGAGAAGGGAGAGAGGGCTACATAGATATTATCCACATTCTCAGATCCTGCAAGTGAATCTATTACATGGCCTATGATGGGTTTATCCAGAAGTATAAGATTTGGCTTGTCTTCTATACCAAGATCTCCACCTCTGCCTCCAACCATTACAATAGCATCCATTATCCGATACATCTCCTGAATTTGTATAGTGTGCAAATATTCATATTATCCGTATAACCTGATAGTACAGGTAGTTTAATATTCAGCATATTACAGATCAAATCCCTATATTAAACTTAGTGTAAATAGTACTCTTTTGCAAAGCGTGAATATTGTTTTATTTATATACAACTATAGTAAATTATGGACTATACTTTGACAGTACATCTATTATATATTTAAATATACAATTACACTTTCATGCCTATTTGCTTTAATGTACAGAAGGTATATTAATTTATTCAGAATAAACAATATCTGCTCAAGTAAACTTTACCAGAAAAATAAAGAACATGTATTATAATCCAGATAAGCAGAATACATGGTTGATTGAATAAGAATAGGTGAAAATGTGAAAATTGAAATCCATCTCTCAGATAAAGCATATGATATCCTGAAAAGATACATGGACATTGAAAATTTTGGAGACCTTGACCAAACAATTGAACATCTGATATTAAAAGCATCCGAAGACATTACAGATGAAATGAAGCAATACAGAGATATATTCTATCAGGTGAGCAATGATGGAGATATCTGGACAGTCCAGTATTACCGGTACATAGAAGAAGATTATGAGAGATTATCAACTGTCCACAGGTATGTCAACCGTCCGGATGATGAAGAGATCAAAGAAGATATTGAGAGGACATTCTTAGATAGATGACAGATATGAATCAAAACAGAAAATGTGCGTTCAATTTGCATCTAAGGATATTATCAGAAAGTTATGTAGCAGAAAAGTTTCACACAGAACCAAAAACATAAAACTTTTAACTCCCATCCTAAATCTAACCTATCTATCAAACCAGTTATCATTAAATCAATATAATAATTGTCAGGATACGAGTACGATGAAAATCACA
Above is a genomic segment from Methanosalsum zhilinae DSM 4017 containing:
- a CDS encoding glycoside hydrolase family 57 protein, with protein sequence MRSICLYFEIHQPHRLKWFWPDQISTGFERYFDTSVNREIFEKVANKCYIPANRLLLDLIDEHGKDFRFSVSITGTLLDQCTMWGEEVIDTFRQMAESGCVEFLDETNYHSIAGLFDDRSEFTEQVIEHRKKVSDLLKVQPDVFRNTELLYNNSIAKTASDLGYRAILAEGADHVLDPSMGHIHPFENRNIIENSRYSPNYVYQARDSNIRVLLRNYPLSDDIGYRFSSRSWNEYPLTADKWATWASHARGDTLNIFMDYETFGEHQWADTGIFEFLKSYPNEVIKRNLEFNTPSETIDKYQTTGIVDIDDFSTISWADMERDTSAWIGNDMQRRCFEEAKLLEPYVKRTGDYELIRIWKHFLTSDHYYYMSTKWLGDADVHSYFSIHTSPYDAAVNFMAAFMDFKAKVFYRLKKDNKIQ
- a CDS encoding DUF432 domain-containing protein, which encodes MFGSYNIPFKIETENISLRVEKLDSIYLYRRDANNEKVDKNLMDVEGSLLINPIEPLNRPKKITSYLLIEFERPVILSPGSSNTAYIRFPVEIGVFISGKGKYEILDIISLSKKKFTLYGDPSDGVICKYWKSEVFSTVPELNSLYEGVIEMNIINETQKWSEITRTVLNAYGMKIYYTSDMVSMKINMRVTGQRTALTEFVNSPIKESMKKSLELYTLGIVRVSGGNYLMEKGL
- a CDS encoding V4R domain-containing protein is translated as MAQNMCMFYTPGEDNCLAWVKIHYDKNNATSSMISKILESEAVSVIFATVDNFEYPDIGKFYVFIEIRKEELKNLISSIESQEYIMDVEYDISNNRLIHSIDFPFTILGGRAIVTRALTFVDIIKIIRENVHESEGILVHSGLKGGRHAARHVSRYMEVNINNFADILKELFQAAGWGLLNIEYDHETHEGTITVRDSFISDVYQKSEEHVCAYMSGFFSGYLSESLGEDIYAKEIKCQSSGHPECEHQIRAATLLDQQISINR
- a CDS encoding glycoside hydrolase family 15 protein; the encoded protein is MIRNTNAILGNSELMVTLGKRGEILGFFYPRRDYAQHVEESMMCIYSDEFTESTDSDSNSDRLLWMNSSRWEYVQKYTSDSYNVATRLKHDNGLEVSILDSVHPLMPALTRKFRISSKHDFDGKLFYYSSLNAGDMSKQNTCYCDNEEYIVVQYWQDYHLGLTSLPEFQSWQVSKIFGSSWWANPKYDMEDGALQNNREDIGKPGFALGWDMHIKKHEPFEVTIFMGASNNKSSLYRKMREIRSQSIERISEQVQENCVKWLSRKKPLDIFEKDDLDLNISLLEIYNRSLLTLKLLNEPSHGSFIASPEFDPAFEMCGGYGFCWNRDAAEIASALLNSGYPEYTGKFFRWCVKTQLPDGSWFQRYWTDGRHGPSWSNFNSTTQIDETGSTLHAIGKYYETLEGIDRIDFIEQMWVTVLRGAEYLIKRTRNGLHDACMDLWETHVGTFTYTNASIFAGLIQAARIADDYDQKELAGRWKEHAYNLKEQILNDLWTDEGYFARGIMHDRLDYTVDASILGTVTPFDLLSPHDPEERNKIYSLINTIENRLKIEVNDHYGIKRYEDDQYINGNPWIVTTLWLSKTMLMLSHALQKEGDFDQSRQFRSRAISLIQWSVKGTTDTGLLPEQVDKDHGNPAWAIPLGWSCALMVDNIILLDEIYRN
- a CDS encoding NTP transferase domain-containing protein, coding for MDAIVMAGGLGSRLGMGEKPCVELLGKPLVSYVVDALLESEKIKNIYVAVSPATPKTGIVVEKKYKGNVRVIQTEGGNYVKDMIQAVESARIRGPVMIVMSDLPVITPEIIDQIVGYYEGSDKPAMSVSVPISVCRQTGTRPDTVFNKDGSFIVPAGINVLDGNHIREEQEEFNLILEYPHLSLNVNTVDDLKLCKKMIKKLKQPVSE
- a CDS encoding mechanosensitive ion channel family protein — its product is MISSIMSHLPESGLLIIKFFTSIFALILIIIASKAITIYLRRLLKERVEKGSLDVLLKFTYYTLIGIAFFLFVLPTLGVLPSSLLVAGGIFGFVIGFASQSIVGNLISGIFLIIERPIEIGNQVNIEQNSGIVTDINLISTIIRTYDGLYIRIPNEKVFTNTITNFVANVARRFEYVVGIRYSDDADRAIKIINDVVEENPFVLKNPKPMAFVDNLGDNSVNIFVRMWAPATDWFDAKTTLLWKIKVALQNDGIEIAFPQRTLWFQNELRTGAIKKMGNNEGFNDTENLFDQEKI
- a CDS encoding glycoside hydrolase family 57 protein; this translates as MKGVCVCWEVHLPYDIKWYWANEGYQKPSMEKYFNLIKTFSNFDRFADEVISSNEILKESIADGGKYSFNISGTFIEQCKWNMEVISSFHGLLNSGNVELLASPYYQSVCSLFENHSDFIEQVKKHSSTINDIFDEKVQTLVNTQLLMSDEIARSAYQMGFRCMISEGSHNIVRKNDPVYVYKNHLPVILRHINLSEDIERRFSEKKWTGYPLIADKFAAWVNSMEGDVLTLYINYDSLSSHRKDSELIHDFIRDLPKSLASHDIQMITPSEAVKLYSARPLETLKRESTARYGINSLIGNHVQHIYMHELTGAGKELENIKDRSYHSSLQHIYRCLQQSSIMHDMNAVNYPLAYERAVNNLSILSDLKRALISGDKQ